The sequence TCGGCATTGCGTTTAACTAACCCTAACGTCTGACGGGTTGGGCCGTCGAACCGGCTTTCCTGCAGGAGTTTTTCAACCGGCGACATAATCAATGATAATGGCGTCCGGAATTCATGGGTTATGTTGGAAAAGAAGCGGGTTTTTAGCTCATCGACGGCCTTAAGCTGTTCGGCTTCCCGGCGATTGAGTTCCATGAGCTGTTGTTGCCTGATCCGATTGGTATAAAACCGGATATATCCCCAAATGGCTCCAATGGTCAGCAACGCATAAAAGCTGTATGCCCACCAGGTTGCCCACCAGGGTGGATGAATAATGAGACGGATAGAGGCTCCTTTCTCGTTCCAGATTCCATCGCTATTAGCCGCCTTGACTCGGAAGGTATAGGTGCCCGGCGATAGATTTGTGTAGTTTGCAAAATGACGATTACCATTCTGGACCCAGTTTTTGTCTACGCCTATGAGCTCATAAGCATACTGATTATGTTCAGGCTGCGTGTAGGTCAATGCCGCAAAGCCGAAGGACAGGAAGTTTTCATCGTGGTTTAGGGTGATCAGATTGCTGGTGAGAGGCCGGGGCTGATCCATTACGTTAAGGGCCGTAATGTAGACCGGAAAGGGTCTGGTATCATCGCGGATGCTATCGGGATTGAAATGAACAACGCCGTTCAGACTTCCGAAATAAAGTTGGTTCCTATCACGAAAGATCGCATTGCGCAAAAAATCATTGCTGGGCAGGCCGTTATCCGTACCGTAGTTACGAACCGCTCTGGTGCGGGGCGAGTATCGACAAAGCCCCTTATCGGTGCTTAGCCATATGTTACCGGCATTATCGTTGGTAATACCCACCACATTGTTACTGGGCAGACCATCATTAGTTGTGATGGCGGAGAATAATTTAGTTCGTGGATCAAATCGATTCAAGCCACCCAACTGCGTTCCGACCCAGATAATTCCTTGTTTATCTTCGTAAATGGTCTGCACATCATTGCTGTTCAGGTGACCTTTAGGGCCTGCTGTATAGCGTGTGAATCGACCCGTTCGTGGGTCCATCCGACAGATACCCTGCCGCCTTGCCAGAACCCATATATCACCTGTCCGGCTGGCCAGCAGGCCATATATATACTTGTCGGGCAATCCATTCGGATCATTGGGTTTGTATTTATAATAACGATACCGATGGGTACGGGGATTAAAGGAAGCGATTCCGGACGTTGGCTCGACGTCGCCCCCGATCCAGAGATCTCCCGTTGGTGCACGACTGATAAAAACAGCTGGTATTTCAGACGGATAGCCGGTATAGGTGCCCGAAGCCTGATCAAAATAAAACAACCCCTCCCAGGTTCCGAGCCAGACGCCCTCCGTACCGTCGGGTTGAAGGGCCTGTATATAATTCTTCTTCTGGCTAGTAATACTGGACGCCAGTTGCTGAGGGGGGATTATCTGTGGACGATTTGTGGGTGGTTCAGTCCGATAAACACTATACCCATTGCTGATCCAGAGATGTCCGTTATGATCGGGCAACAACGCAACGACTTTGTTTTCCGGTAAGTTTGCCGTACCCTTATTTGGCCTTACCTGATAGGTTATAAATGGCTTATTGACAATAGCCTGTCGATCGATGCCATTATCGGTTCCTACCCAGAGCGTACCGGCCCGATCATGGTAAAGTGACTGAGCACTATTGCTACTGATACCCTTCGAATCGTTGGGGTCGGGCCGGTATGTAAAAACCTGCTGTCGGGCCGGATCAACCCGATGTAAACCGTTTGTTGTGCCCACCCAGATATGCCCCTTCTCATCGCCATGAATTGAGTTCAAATACATGAATGGGTTGATTTGCCCATCTGGATTGTAGGGCTCTGGCCGAAGAGGTTGCTGACGCAGATCAAGCCGAAACAATCCATAGCCAGCTGTTGCCGTACCGAGCCAAAGCACCTGTTGCGAGTCGAGATAAAAGGCAATAAATGTGGGTTCCTGCTCGCCGGGAGGGAGGTGGGCGGGTATGAGTGTATAATGCCCTGTTGCCCGGTCAAATAGATACAAACCCCGCCAGGTTGCCACCCAGAATCGGTGCTGAGGATCTTCAAATACGGTTTTAATCGTTGCCTGGGGATGGGGCAGGGGATACAGCGTGAAACGATGAATGTCAGGTTCGTAGCGGGCTAATCCACCTAAGGTGCTTAACCATAGCTTATGCCGGGAGTCTTCATAAACAGAATGCTGGTAATTCCATCGGTTGGCATTGCTGGCCTGAATCGGGTGCGGAGTAACGCGCCCTGTCTGCTTATTTATCTCATGTAAGCCACCTTCAGTTACTGCCCATAACCGGTTGGTATGGTCTTCACACAACCCCGAAATAAAGTTGTTTTGAAAGCTATGGGCGCGGTCATTCGGGTTGGGTTGTAAACTGGTGAAAGTGTAACCATCATATTTGTTTAGTCCGTCGTTTGTGCCAAACCACATGAATCCTTCGCGATCCTGAAGAATGCAGTTGACTGAATTATTGGAAAGCCCGTCTTTTATGGATAAATGTTCGAAGTGCTTGTTTATTGATTGTTCATTCACCTGCGTTGTACTGATCTTTCCAGAACGGGTTGTCTGAGCGAATTCCGGAAGTACGGGAATCATCAGGATCAAAAGCAAGTATAGGCGCCCCATAGAATTGGCAACAGAATAAAGACACTAAACTATGCACAGAAAAACTTTCTTATTTGCCGCAAATGGCAATCGACAAGCTGAAAGCGCTGCCTAAGTAAAGGAAATTACTTAACTGCTGCAATGATTTTTGTGTAATAGGGCCTTTATTGTTGTTAATGGCTAGTACTCTTCCAATTTAATGGTTAGATAAAAATAGCTACCTTTCCGACATGGGCCAAATCGCTAAACCGTTTGTGCTGTCGGAAGCCGATCTCACAACGCTTGACCAACTCGTTCGTAAAGGGAAAGACGCTGCCCGTAAGTTGACCCGAGCCAGAGCCTTGCAGTTTTCCCATCAGGGGCAACACCCACTACAGATTAGCCAATCGTTGGGTATCAGTCTGGCCACGGTCTTCAACTTGCGTAAACGCTTTCAGCAAGAGGGTTTGCAAAGAGCCATTGGTGAGAAAGCCCGACCCGGCCAACCCCGCAAAGTGACCCCCCAAGTGGAGGCTCATATCACTCAAATCGCCTGTAGTGAGGCTCCTGATGGGCGTACTCGCTGGACAGCAAGTCTGATTAATGAACGCTTAGTCAAACTCGAGATCCACATTGATGACGAGTCGGTACGTTTAGCCCTAAAAAAAGTAAGCTCAAGCCATGGCTCAAAAAGCAATGCCGGGCCGCCGGGCGGTGCATCGGGCAAGTAGATGGTGAATACTTGGCCAAAATGGAGAACGTTTTGGCCG comes from Spirosoma aureum and encodes:
- a CDS encoding helix-turn-helix domain-containing protein — encoded protein: MGQIAKPFVLSEADLTTLDQLVRKGKDAARKLTRARALQFSHQGQHPLQISQSLGISLATVFNLRKRFQQEGLQRAIGEKARPGQPRKVTPQVEAHITQIACSEAPDGRTRWTASLINERLVKLEIHIDDESVRLALKKVSSSHGSKSNAGPPGGASGK
- a CDS encoding hybrid sensor histidine kinase/response regulator transcription factor gives rise to the protein MIPVLPEFAQTTRSGKISTTQVNEQSINKHFEHLSIKDGLSNNSVNCILQDREGFMWFGTNDGLNKYDGYTFTSLQPNPNDRAHSFQNNFISGLCEDHTNRLWAVTEGGLHEINKQTGRVTPHPIQASNANRWNYQHSVYEDSRHKLWLSTLGGLARYEPDIHRFTLYPLPHPQATIKTVFEDPQHRFWVATWRGLYLFDRATGHYTLIPAHLPPGEQEPTFIAFYLDSQQVLWLGTATAGYGLFRLDLRQQPLRPEPYNPDGQINPFMYLNSIHGDEKGHIWVGTTNGLHRVDPARQQVFTYRPDPNDSKGISSNSAQSLYHDRAGTLWVGTDNGIDRQAIVNKPFITYQVRPNKGTANLPENKVVALLPDHNGHLWISNGYSVYRTEPPTNRPQIIPPQQLASSITSQKKNYIQALQPDGTEGVWLGTWEGLFYFDQASGTYTGYPSEIPAVFISRAPTGDLWIGGDVEPTSGIASFNPRTHRYRYYKYKPNDPNGLPDKYIYGLLASRTGDIWVLARRQGICRMDPRTGRFTRYTAGPKGHLNSNDVQTIYEDKQGIIWVGTQLGGLNRFDPRTKLFSAITTNDGLPSNNVVGITNDNAGNIWLSTDKGLCRYSPRTRAVRNYGTDNGLPSNDFLRNAIFRDRNQLYFGSLNGVVHFNPDSIRDDTRPFPVYITALNVMDQPRPLTSNLITLNHDENFLSFGFAALTYTQPEHNQYAYELIGVDKNWVQNGNRHFANYTNLSPGTYTFRVKAANSDGIWNEKGASIRLIIHPPWWATWWAYSFYALLTIGAIWGYIRFYTNRIRQQQLMELNRREAEQLKAVDELKTRFFSNITHEFRTPLSLIMSPVEKLLQESRFDGPTRQTLGLVKRNADQLLRLINQLLDLSKLEAHHMAISLMRGEITEFVHNLVESFQQLAEQKGITLTYTADGFTQEHLFDADKWEKILTNLLSNAMKFTGKGGHVTVTLKPNLAAVEDDISSISIRIADSGIGVSPENLPHIFDRFYQVDNSQTRAYEGTGIGLALVKELVDLIGGTISADSQPGAGTTFMLTLPVQPAAATAEVPMVVLPVKEPIAMDQLPVAVDLPGNLPVDDQTPLLLIVEDNAELSEFLASELAATYRILRAFDGEEGWQLTQAELPDIVISDVMMPRKDGYELTHLIKNHPDTDHIAVVILSAKAAHSSRIEGLQEGADDYLSKPFHFDELHLRLRNLISRQQKLRDQYRQQFSQPDTPSPINIVEDAFLRRVYELLENHLSDPLLNVDWLADQLAMSRKTLYRKIHSLVQLNPHELIRQYRLRKAADLLRAGHNASQTAYLAGFKTPSYFTMVFKEFYQKTPTEFVANGLSKA